A single region of the Rhizobium sp. NLR16a genome encodes:
- a CDS encoding YciI family protein yields the protein MRYICMIYNSADTDGRLTPDETGELIKAHFAFDEELRRDGILIHSDALEMPDQATVLRVRNNTLSATDGPYVETKEHLAGFYVIEAPDLVKAKEIAGRIPSARFGAVELRPVRTLTAPQ from the coding sequence ATGCGTTATATCTGCATGATTTATAACAGCGCCGACACGGATGGCAGGCTGACGCCTGATGAAACCGGTGAACTCATCAAAGCGCATTTCGCTTTCGATGAGGAGCTTCGCCGCGATGGCATCCTGATCCATTCCGATGCCTTGGAGATGCCTGACCAGGCGACGGTGCTGCGCGTTCGAAACAATACGCTCTCCGCCACCGATGGGCCCTATGTCGAGACGAAGGAACACCTCGCCGGCTTCTACGTCATCGAGGCGCCAGATCTCGTAAAGGCGAAAGAGATTGCCGGACGGATCCCTTCGGCGCGTTTCGGCGCGGTCGAGCTCAGGCCCGTGCGGACCCTCACCGCGCCGCAGTGA
- a CDS encoding RNA polymerase sigma factor — MESVIEEIYRTQSRRVLATLIRLLGDFDRAEEALQDAFAAAARTWPTDGIPANPFAWLVSTGRFKAIDTIRRRARFDASQQHIEDSLYSVDETEIGDMEAIEDDMLRLIFTCCHPAIPSDAQTAMALREICGLSTEEIAHAFLVSAPTVAQRIVRAKNRIRAANIPYEVPGRDALPQRLDQVLHVIYLVFNEGYSASSGGDVVRADLTAEAIRLARLLLALLPHPDARGLLALMLLQDSRRLARSNQQGSLVLLADQDRSLWDRVKIAEGLALLAEAMRAAEIGAYTVQAAIAAEHARAPTADETDWRRIAFYYDLLLAAQPSPIAELNRAVAIAMADGPAKGLDLIDAILGRQELTAYHLAHSARADFLRRLGRTEEAIAAYQTALSLCRQEPEQAFLRKRISELAAAPERQ, encoded by the coding sequence CTGGAGAGCGTGATCGAAGAGATTTATCGAACCCAGTCGCGCCGGGTGCTGGCGACGCTGATCCGCCTGCTCGGGGATTTCGATCGGGCGGAGGAAGCGCTTCAGGATGCCTTTGCCGCGGCCGCCCGGACATGGCCGACGGATGGCATCCCCGCTAACCCGTTCGCTTGGCTCGTCTCGACCGGACGTTTCAAGGCGATCGACACCATTCGGCGGCGAGCGCGATTCGATGCCTCGCAGCAGCACATCGAGGACAGCCTCTACAGCGTCGACGAAACGGAGATCGGCGATATGGAAGCGATCGAGGACGACATGCTGCGGCTGATCTTCACCTGCTGTCATCCCGCTATCCCCTCCGATGCCCAGACGGCGATGGCGCTTCGGGAAATCTGCGGATTGAGCACCGAAGAGATCGCCCATGCGTTTCTCGTTTCGGCGCCGACGGTCGCCCAGCGGATCGTGCGCGCCAAGAACAGGATACGGGCCGCGAATATCCCCTACGAAGTGCCGGGCCGCGACGCACTGCCTCAGCGGCTCGATCAGGTGCTGCACGTCATCTATCTCGTCTTTAACGAGGGCTATTCCGCCTCATCAGGCGGGGATGTGGTCCGCGCCGACCTGACCGCCGAGGCGATACGGCTGGCGCGGTTGCTTCTGGCGCTGCTGCCGCATCCTGACGCCCGTGGGCTGCTGGCGCTGATGCTGCTGCAGGATTCCCGCCGCCTGGCACGCAGCAACCAGCAGGGATCGCTGGTGCTGCTCGCCGACCAGGACCGTTCGCTCTGGGACCGTGTGAAAATCGCGGAAGGCCTGGCGCTGCTCGCCGAGGCGATGCGGGCGGCAGAGATCGGCGCCTATACGGTGCAGGCGGCGATCGCTGCCGAGCATGCCAGGGCGCCGACGGCCGATGAGACCGACTGGCGGCGGATCGCCTTCTATTACGATCTGCTGCTGGCGGCGCAGCCATCGCCGATCGCGGAACTCAACCGCGCCGTGGCGATCGCTATGGCGGACGGGCCGGCAAAGGGACTGGATCTGATCGATGCCATTCTGGGCCGCCAGGAGCTCACGGCCTATCACCTCGCCCATTCGGCGCGCGCCGATTTCCTGCGCAGGCTCGGCCGCACCGAAGAGGCGATCGCCGCCTATCAGACGGCGCTGTCGCTTTGTCGGCAGGAGCCGGAGCAGGCATTTCTGCGGAAACGGATTTCAGAGCTTGCCGCGGCGCCCGAGCGGCAGTGA
- a CDS encoding PilZ domain-containing protein, producing the protein MTMLRATHLATVKSAIYDLRWEEFNVKRPARIVAVRPCLTGVSMRSAEIIDISQGGATFIVSTTAGLPKHYYLNILGLAYRIGCAEVYRNKERIGVRFINLLDPEVLRRVVRADFLVGNMEAIDARRAPMFRETRPAASLA; encoded by the coding sequence ATGACTATGCTCCGCGCCACACACCTTGCAACGGTCAAATCCGCCATTTACGACCTGCGCTGGGAAGAGTTCAACGTCAAGCGCCCGGCCCGTATCGTCGCCGTCCGGCCGTGCCTCACCGGAGTCTCGATGCGAAGCGCCGAGATCATCGACATATCGCAGGGCGGTGCGACGTTCATCGTCTCGACCACCGCCGGTCTGCCGAAACATTATTATCTCAACATTCTCGGACTAGCCTATCGGATCGGCTGTGCCGAGGTCTACCGCAATAAGGAACGCATCGGCGTGAGGTTCATCAACCTCCTGGACCCCGAGGTTCTGCGCCGCGTCGTGCGCGCCGATTTCCTTGTCGGCAATATGGAAGCGATCGACGCCCGGCGTGCGCCGATGTTTCGGGAGACAAGGCCGGCGGCCAGTCTCGCATAA
- a CDS encoding LysR family transcriptional regulator: protein MKEASWDDLQLFFHVATGGGLSAAAARTGLSAPTIGRRMLGLERLTGRSLFNRGPTGYLLAKDGQELLDRVRLMQDAARAISDWRGEVLTLPIVSTVVDSWTSRFIADHLASVWTPKDCFRMCYKTRDASVDFTYREAHIAIRHSRPDGGNVAIRRSVKVAHAVYQAADYDESNCNWISLGTDIAITPADKWTFEQPDYWITSWTNTPHMLFYLIRGGAGRGVLPCFIGDEERKLVRAGPVIDALTYEVWIVAHDDERQRPEVRTVIDRLATLFADHEDLFAGERPLV from the coding sequence ATGAAAGAGGCGAGCTGGGACGATCTGCAGCTTTTCTTCCATGTCGCGACCGGCGGCGGGCTTTCGGCGGCGGCGGCGCGGACGGGGCTCAGTGCGCCGACGATCGGCCGGCGCATGCTGGGGCTCGAACGGCTGACCGGCCGGTCGCTGTTCAACCGCGGCCCCACAGGCTACCTGCTTGCCAAGGACGGCCAGGAGTTGCTCGATCGCGTCCGGCTGATGCAGGATGCGGCGCGGGCGATCTCCGACTGGCGCGGTGAAGTGCTGACGCTGCCGATTGTGTCGACGGTCGTCGACAGCTGGACGTCGCGCTTCATCGCCGACCACCTGGCCAGCGTCTGGACGCCGAAAGACTGCTTTCGCATGTGCTATAAGACTCGTGACGCGAGCGTCGATTTCACCTATCGCGAGGCGCATATCGCCATTCGCCACAGCCGGCCGGATGGCGGCAACGTCGCGATCCGCCGTTCAGTCAAGGTAGCGCATGCGGTTTATCAGGCAGCCGATTATGACGAGAGCAATTGTAACTGGATCTCGCTCGGAACAGATATCGCCATAACACCGGCGGACAAGTGGACTTTCGAACAGCCGGATTATTGGATCACCAGCTGGACGAACACGCCGCATATGCTCTTTTACCTGATCCGAGGGGGCGCCGGCCGCGGCGTGTTGCCCTGTTTCATCGGCGACGAGGAGCGCAAGCTCGTCCGAGCTGGGCCTGTCATCGATGCATTGACCTACGAGGTGTGGATCGTCGCGCATGACGACGAGCGGCAAAGGCCGGAAGTCAGGACGGTCATCGATCGCCTGGCCACACTGTTTGCCGATCATGAGGATCTCTTTGCCGGAGAGAGACCGTTGGTCTGA
- a CDS encoding AMP nucleosidase, translating into MNKRISPLSPLDISSPPPFQPESFDDPAKAVETLTALYERNTAFLIKNFAELAQGAPIASRYRAFYPQVSIETTSFGHVDSRLSYGHVTAPGIYTTTITRPKLFKHYLKQQLSLLIRSHNVPIVVSESSTPIPLHFAFGEGAHVEASASAFVDVPMRDIFDTPDLNTTDDEIANGEYIPPPGEPSPLAPFTAQRIDYSLARLSHYTATHAEHFQNFVLFTNYQFYIDEFCSWARKLMAEGGDGYTAFVEPGNIVTLPGSSAPETNATLARLPQMPAYHLRKKGHAGITMINIGVGPSNAKTITDHVAVLRPHAWLMLGHCAGLRNSQRLGDYVLAHAYMREDHVLDDDLPVWVPIPALAEVQVALEAAVAEITGYEGFELKRIMRTGTVGTIDNRNWELRDQRGPVKRLSQARAIALDMESATIAANGFRFRVPYGTLLCVSDKPLHGELKLPGMATAFYRTQVNQHLQIGIRAVQKLAAMPPEALHSRKLRSFFETAFQ; encoded by the coding sequence ATGAACAAACGAATCTCCCCCCTGTCGCCCCTCGACATTTCCTCTCCGCCCCCTTTCCAGCCCGAGAGTTTCGATGATCCCGCCAAGGCCGTCGAGACGCTGACAGCGCTTTACGAACGCAATACGGCGTTCCTGATCAAAAACTTCGCCGAGCTTGCCCAAGGCGCTCCGATCGCCTCGCGCTACCGCGCCTTCTATCCGCAGGTCAGCATCGAGACGACGAGCTTCGGCCATGTCGACTCGCGCCTCTCCTACGGCCACGTGACGGCGCCAGGCATCTACACGACGACGATCACCCGGCCGAAGCTCTTCAAGCATTATCTGAAGCAGCAACTGTCACTGTTGATTAGGAGCCACAATGTTCCGATCGTCGTCTCGGAATCGTCGACGCCGATCCCGCTGCACTTCGCCTTCGGCGAGGGCGCGCATGTGGAAGCATCGGCCTCAGCCTTTGTCGATGTTCCAATGCGCGATATCTTCGACACGCCCGACCTCAACACCACCGACGACGAGATCGCCAACGGCGAATATATCCCGCCGCCGGGCGAGCCCTCGCCGCTTGCGCCATTCACCGCGCAGCGCATCGACTATTCGCTGGCCCGGCTGTCGCATTATACGGCGACGCATGCCGAGCATTTCCAGAATTTCGTGCTGTTTACCAACTACCAGTTCTATATCGACGAATTCTGCAGCTGGGCGCGCAAGCTGATGGCGGAGGGCGGCGACGGTTACACCGCCTTCGTCGAGCCCGGCAACATCGTCACCCTGCCCGGCTCGAGCGCGCCGGAAACGAATGCGACACTTGCCCGCCTGCCGCAGATGCCGGCCTACCATTTGAGGAAGAAGGGTCATGCCGGGATCACCATGATCAATATCGGCGTCGGCCCCTCCAACGCCAAGACGATCACCGACCACGTCGCCGTGCTGCGTCCGCATGCCTGGCTGATGCTCGGCCATTGCGCCGGCCTGCGCAACAGCCAGCGGCTAGGCGATTACGTTCTCGCCCATGCCTATATGCGCGAGGACCATGTTCTCGACGACGACCTGCCGGTCTGGGTGCCGATTCCCGCGCTCGCCGAAGTGCAGGTGGCACTGGAAGCGGCCGTGGCCGAAATCACCGGTTACGAGGGTTTCGAGTTGAAGCGCATCATGCGCACCGGCACCGTCGGCACGATCGACAACCGCAACTGGGAACTGCGCGATCAGCGCGGGCCGGTGAAGCGGCTTTCCCAGGCGCGCGCGATCGCGCTCGACATGGAATCGGCAACGATCGCCGCCAACGGCTTCCGCTTCCGCGTGCCCTACGGCACGCTGCTCTGCGTCTCCGACAAGCCGCTACACGGCGAATTGAAGCTGCCTGGTATGGCGACGGCCTTTTACCGCACGCAGGTGAACCAGCATTTGCAGATCGGTATCCGTGCCGTCCAGAAGCTTGCGGCCATGCCGCCGGAAGCGCTGCATTCGCGCAAACTGCGCAGCTTCTTCGAGACGGCCTTCCAATAG
- a CDS encoding VOC family protein has product MALKRMDNVGIAVEDLGEAIDFFGELGLEFEGRATVEGEWAGRITGLGDQRVEIAMMRTPDGHSRLELSRFLAPPVIADHRNAPVNALGYLRVMFAVDDIDETLERLRRRGAQLVGEVVQYEDAYRLCYIRGPEGILIGLAQELS; this is encoded by the coding sequence ATGGCGCTCAAGCGAATGGACAACGTGGGAATCGCCGTCGAAGACCTCGGAGAGGCGATTGATTTCTTTGGCGAACTCGGCCTCGAATTCGAAGGGAGGGCCACGGTCGAAGGCGAATGGGCCGGACGTATCACCGGACTGGGCGATCAGCGCGTCGAGATTGCCATGATGCGCACGCCGGATGGCCACAGCCGGCTCGAGCTCTCCCGCTTCCTGGCCCCGCCTGTCATCGCAGATCACCGGAACGCACCGGTCAACGCCCTCGGCTACCTCCGCGTCATGTTCGCAGTGGATGACATCGACGAGACGCTTGAAAGGCTCCGCAGGCGCGGCGCGCAGCTCGTAGGAGAGGTCGTTCAGTATGAGGATGCATATCGGCTCTGCTACATCCGCGGACCTGAGGGGATTCTGATCGGCCTCGCCCAGGAACTCAGCTGA
- a CDS encoding YciI family protein, with translation MKYLCQVWFDGAILDAMTKEEKAELDANSLHYDRDLVESGHMIVAQALQPPTSAVTVRVRSGETSVTDGPFAETKEALGGFILIEAKDLNDAIRVAAGIPLAKLGAIEVRPIHEFAAQ, from the coding sequence ATGAAATATCTCTGCCAAGTCTGGTTCGATGGCGCGATACTCGACGCCATGACCAAAGAGGAGAAGGCCGAACTCGACGCAAATTCACTGCACTACGACAGGGACCTCGTCGAAAGCGGGCACATGATCGTCGCCCAGGCGCTGCAGCCGCCAACCTCGGCGGTGACGGTTCGGGTGCGCAGCGGCGAGACGTCGGTGACGGATGGCCCATTCGCCGAGACTAAGGAAGCGCTCGGCGGCTTCATTCTGATTGAGGCGAAGGACCTTAACGACGCGATCCGCGTTGCCGCCGGCATTCCACTCGCCAAACTGGGCGCGATCGAGGTGCGGCCAATCCACGAATTCGCAGCTCAATGA
- a CDS encoding sel1 repeat family protein — protein MARFEMHNAETATMGGDNNSADVFCEMGLMYATGRGCAVDLIAAHKWLNIAAIKGNDRAAELRADVAAAMNKMQLVEALRAAREWMTVH, from the coding sequence ATGGCACGCTTTGAAATGCACAATGCTGAAACGGCCACCATGGGTGGCGACAACAACAGCGCCGATGTCTTCTGCGAAATGGGTCTGATGTATGCGACCGGCCGCGGCTGCGCCGTCGATCTCATTGCCGCCCACAAGTGGTTGAACATCGCCGCGATCAAGGGCAACGACCGCGCCGCCGAGCTTCGCGCCGACGTGGCCGCCGCCATGAACAAGATGCAGCTCGTGGAAGCACTGCGCGCTGCCCGCGAATGGATGACGGTGCACTGA
- a CDS encoding glyoxalase superfamily protein translates to MTTYPGIEELKAQAKRLRQAMNDRGTALTHGAALEMIARQHGARDWNTLAALAAKPNAATKTPLFVGAHIRGRYLNQPFTGEILSLSALPGGLHRISIHFDVAVDVVTFESFSAFRRRVSAQIDADGVSPRKTSNGVPHLVLDL, encoded by the coding sequence ATGACGACCTATCCCGGCATTGAAGAACTGAAGGCCCAGGCTAAGCGCTTGCGCCAGGCGATGAACGATCGCGGCACCGCGCTGACCCACGGTGCGGCCTTGGAAATGATCGCCCGCCAGCACGGCGCGCGTGACTGGAATACGCTTGCGGCTCTGGCGGCAAAACCCAATGCGGCTACGAAGACGCCGCTCTTCGTCGGCGCCCATATTCGCGGCCGCTATCTCAATCAGCCGTTCACGGGCGAAATTCTCTCGCTTTCGGCTCTGCCGGGCGGCCTCCACCGAATCAGCATCCATTTCGATGTAGCGGTTGACGTGGTCACCTTCGAGAGCTTTTCAGCCTTTCGTCGACGCGTGAGTGCACAGATCGATGCCGACGGCGTCTCCCCCAGGAAGACCTCGAACGGCGTGCCTCATTTGGTGCTCGATCTCTGA
- a CDS encoding DUF2147 domain-containing protein, with product MIRSLVLAGAIAVIAGTAYAEEPIVGNWKTASGETAVIAACGGSFCVTLKTGKYTGRKIGTLAGTGGSYAGEITDPAADKTYSGSGKISGNSLKMQGCVMKILCKTQTWTRL from the coding sequence ATGATCCGCAGTCTCGTTCTTGCCGGCGCTATCGCCGTGATCGCGGGGACAGCCTATGCCGAGGAACCTATCGTCGGCAATTGGAAGACGGCCTCCGGCGAAACGGCGGTGATTGCCGCCTGCGGCGGGAGCTTTTGCGTGACGCTGAAAACCGGCAAATATACCGGCCGCAAGATCGGCACACTTGCCGGGACCGGCGGCAGCTATGCCGGCGAGATCACCGACCCAGCCGCCGACAAGACCTATAGCGGCTCAGGAAAGATTTCCGGCAATTCACTGAAGATGCAGGGCTGCGTGATGAAGATTCTCTGCAAGACGCAGACCTGGACACGGCTCTGA
- a CDS encoding pyridoxal phosphate-dependent aminotransferase, with amino-acid sequence MSAFSRFTPLISALPSTVPFVGPEAIERQRGRAVLARIGANENGFGPAPSVLAAMREEARDIWKYNDPENFALREALGAHLGVTSANIAIAGGIDELLGQIVRLVIEPGAPVVTSLGAYPTFNFHVAGFGGRLVTVPYANDREDLDGLLDAVRREKAPLVYFANPDNPMGSWWDADSIVAFARALPETTMMVLDEAYSETGPANSLPSIASLINLPNIVRTRTFSKAYGLAGSRTGYVISTSGTAQAFDKIRNHFGMNRLATAAALAALKDQAYLAEVIGKIHAARERIGRIARANGLEPLASATNFVAIDTGHDGAYARAIVDGLIEHGVFIRMPGVAPLNRCIRVSVGPEADMALFEEALPQVLKTLA; translated from the coding sequence ATGTCCGCCTTCTCGCGCTTCACGCCCCTCATCAGCGCCCTGCCCTCCACAGTTCCCTTCGTCGGCCCTGAGGCCATCGAACGCCAGCGCGGACGTGCCGTTCTGGCGCGCATCGGCGCCAATGAGAACGGCTTCGGCCCGGCCCCTTCCGTGCTTGCCGCGATGCGCGAAGAGGCACGCGACATCTGGAAATACAACGACCCGGAAAATTTCGCGCTGCGAGAAGCGCTTGGCGCGCATCTCGGTGTGACGTCCGCCAATATCGCCATCGCCGGCGGCATTGACGAATTGCTCGGCCAGATCGTCCGGCTGGTGATAGAGCCGGGGGCGCCCGTTGTTACCTCGCTCGGCGCCTATCCGACATTCAATTTCCATGTCGCCGGTTTTGGCGGCCGCCTGGTGACCGTCCCCTACGCAAACGACCGCGAGGATCTCGACGGGCTGCTCGATGCCGTCAGGCGCGAGAAAGCGCCCCTCGTCTATTTCGCCAATCCCGACAATCCGATGGGAAGCTGGTGGGACGCCGACAGCATCGTCGCTTTCGCCCGGGCGCTGCCCGAGACCACGATGATGGTGCTGGACGAAGCCTACAGCGAAACGGGGCCGGCAAATTCGCTGCCGTCGATCGCTTCGCTCATCAATCTGCCGAACATCGTCCGCACCCGCACCTTTTCCAAGGCCTATGGGCTTGCCGGCTCACGCACCGGCTACGTGATCTCGACCTCAGGCACGGCACAGGCCTTCGACAAGATCCGCAATCATTTCGGCATGAATCGGCTGGCGACCGCCGCAGCGTTGGCCGCGCTCAAGGACCAGGCCTATCTGGCCGAAGTGATCGGGAAGATCCATGCTGCGCGGGAGCGGATCGGCCGCATTGCCCGGGCGAACGGTCTTGAGCCGCTGGCGTCGGCGACGAACTTCGTGGCGATCGATACCGGCCACGACGGCGCCTATGCGCGGGCGATCGTCGATGGCCTTATCGAGCATGGCGTCTTCATCCGCATGCCGGGTGTCGCGCCGCTCAATCGCTGCATCCGCGTCAGCGTCGGGCCTGAGGCTGATATGGCGCTGTTCGAGGAAGCGCTGCCGCAGGTCTTGAAGACACTCGCCTGA
- a CDS encoding host attachment family protein → MTDIRIPGKSWVVVCNGAKALIMQNAGDAQLMSLTVLETLTQPNEPDRELGSDKPGRSHAADGWSRSAVEETSWQEQAEAQFLKHVAERMDELTQAKDARRIVLIAPPKALGTLRPALSAGTQAAILAELAKDYTNLPIDDIERHLAA, encoded by the coding sequence ATGACCGACATCAGAATCCCCGGGAAATCATGGGTCGTAGTCTGCAATGGAGCCAAGGCGCTGATCATGCAGAATGCCGGCGATGCCCAGCTGATGAGCCTGACGGTGTTGGAAACGCTGACGCAGCCGAACGAGCCCGATCGTGAGCTCGGCAGCGACAAGCCTGGCCGCAGCCATGCCGCTGATGGATGGAGCCGCAGCGCTGTCGAAGAGACCAGCTGGCAGGAGCAGGCCGAAGCGCAATTTCTGAAACATGTGGCTGAGCGAATGGACGAGCTGACGCAGGCAAAGGATGCGCGCCGTATCGTCCTCATCGCGCCGCCGAAGGCGCTCGGCACCCTGCGGCCGGCGCTGAGCGCCGGGACGCAGGCGGCTATATTGGCGGAATTGGCGAAAGACTATACCAATCTGCCGATCGACGATATCGAGCGGCATCTCGCCGCGTGA
- a CDS encoding YciI family protein yields MKFLCQIWFDTEKSKLVPQTEWDALTQECIISDNRWRESGHLQVALALHEPSTAITVRLRNGEVSATDGPFAEIKEHLGGFVLIEAENIEEAKTIASSFPILKYSSIEVRPTYAIQDGK; encoded by the coding sequence ATGAAATTTCTATGCCAGATCTGGTTCGACACCGAAAAAAGCAAGCTGGTCCCTCAGACCGAATGGGATGCGCTCACACAGGAGTGCATCATCAGCGACAATCGCTGGCGCGAGAGCGGCCATCTGCAGGTGGCGCTCGCCTTGCATGAACCGTCAACAGCGATCACGGTCCGCCTGCGCAATGGCGAAGTCTCAGCGACCGATGGCCCATTTGCCGAAATCAAGGAGCATCTCGGCGGTTTTGTGCTGATCGAGGCAGAAAATATCGAGGAGGCGAAGACGATCGCGTCGAGCTTTCCGATCCTCAAATATTCCTCAATCGAAGTGCGCCCGACTTACGCCATCCAGGATGGGAAATAG